CAATAGCTCAGCTTGGCTGGGCTATTGGACCTATTGTCATGATTCTTTTCGCCGGTGTGAATCTATACACTTCAAGCTTACTAACACAGTGTTACAGGACAGATGATTCTGTTACTGGACAGAGAAATTACACTTACACTAATGCAGTAAAGTCTATCTTAGGTAACAAGATCCAGAACATGTAATGTAGTCATGTTACTCGTGTTTGGTGTTGTTatatatgatgaaattttattgtATATTGTTTTTGGATTCCAGGAGGAAAAAAGGTCAGAATATGTGGTTTGATACAATATGTGAATCTGTTTGGGATTGCAATTGGATACACTATTGCTGCCTCAGTTAGTATGATGTGAGTTGTTAAAACCTAAGTCGTTACTTATTCAATCTCGTTCGTTGATCGTATGATAATTAGTCGTTTAGGGAGACAATTCTTAAATATCCTCGAAAGTCATTGAGAGATTAGTCATCGTAGTTGCCTATAATGCAGATTTTCCTTTTATTAACTGTATTGGTGATGTGTTATTGACATTTCTGCTTGTTTCTTAGGGCCATAAAAAGGTCGAATTGTTACCACGAGAGTCATGGAAAAGATCCGTGTCATATGTCAAGCAATTGGTACATGATAACATTTGGTATAGCAGAAGTGATACTTTCCCAAATCCCAGACTTTGATCAAGTATGGTGGCTATCCATAGTTGCAGCTATCATGTCCTTCACTTATTCTGCGGTTGGATTGGGTCTAGGAGTGGCAAAAGTAGCAGGTACAAACATATTTTCATGCAACTTCTCACTTATTTTCATGCAACTCCTAACTTATGTTTCACCTTGCAGAAAATAGAACTTTCCAAGGAAGCTTGATGGGGATTAGCATTGGCACAGTGACACAAGCTGGAACAGTCACTGGCACACAGAAAATATGGAGAAGTTTACAAGCTCTAGGAGCAATGGCTTTTGCATACTCCTTTTCCATTATCCTCATTGAAATTCAGGTAATTGAGATAGTGCACATCTTGATAGTATACCTATGAAGCAAGAAATACACACCGGAGACTGACACCTCGAAACCGATAATAATTTATGagaatgacataattcaatgcaATCATAAATGTTGGTGTCGGACACCTTAAAGTGTCCGTTAAGTATACacattctttataaaaaaaatcacattattaTATAAGAAAGCTTTTTTGTTATGTTGCAGGACACCTTAAAGTCTCCTCCTGCTGAGGACAAAACCATGAGAAAGGCCACTATGGTGAGCATCATTGTTACTACAGTATTTTATATACTCTGTGGAAGCATGGGATATGCCGCCTTTGGCGATCATGCACCTGGAAATCTCTTGACTGGTTTTGGATTCTATAACCCTTATTGGCTTCTTGACATTGCCAACTTTGCAATTGTTGTGCATCTAATTGGAGCATACCAGGTATTTATATCTTATTACTCTTGAGCATTTATCTTACTAAGaatgtagcaccgacacttcagatTAAAAGCGTCTCTCTAATATCTTACACCGACACAATACTGACAAATGTAGTTACATTTAAgttctaaatataaaaaattggagTACTATAATctaatttaattgaatattatatatttgtattaGGTATTTTCCCAGCCTTTATTTGCATTTGTTGAGAAGTGGAGTGCACGTAAGTGGCCAAAAAACAATTTTGTGACAGCAGAATATGAAATACCAATTCCCTTCATTGGAATGTACCAACTCAACTTGTTCCGGTTAATATGGAGGACCATTTTTGTGCTATTGACAACCATCACAGCCATGTTATTACCATTTTTCAATGATGTAGTTGGAATACTTGGAGCTTTTGGATTCTGGCCCTTAACAGTTTACTTTCCAATTGATATGTACATTTCACAAAAGAAGATTGGAAAATGGACTAATAGGTGGATTGCACTTCAAATACTTAGTGGATGTTGTCTCATCATTTCAATATTAGCTGCTGTTGGATCCATTGCTGGGGTTGTTTTGGATCTCAAGACTTATAAGCCATTTAAAACTAGTTATTAAGTGAAAAGAAGAAGACTTCATCTGTAAGAACAACAGTATTATGAAAAGTAtaatttcataatatttttcatatggATGTATAGGGACACCGACACTTATCATTAcacttaattatgtcattttctaaaattattatcggtgttgaTGTGTCAATATCTATGTCGTGTCCATTAcacttaattatgtcattttctaaaattattatcggtgttgaTGTGTCAATATCTATGTCGTGTCcagtgttcgtgcttcatagatgTATACATATCTATGTGCAAGTAGCACTTTGAAGTTACAATGAATAATTTCTATTGCACCTATTGATTGTATTTTGCCCTTCTGCAATTGTATATCATTAGTCGTGTTGCTATTTAGATGTATACATAAGCTCatctatgtttgaatttgttATGAGATCAGTCTCTcctgataacttataacaagtTATTATACAAATTCTCTAATCAACTAAATGGTAAACAAGGACTTAAGAAAACATTAAACCATTGTAAAGAACACTTCTCTAAGAAAACATTAAACTACTGTCTATGTGTGTCTATAATGTATTCTCTTGTTGACATGCCTAGTTATTTCTTAGCCTTGAGTTGAGCAGAAGTTGCTTGTGCAGCAGCTTTAGCTATTGTTGTTGGTTTGATCACACTCTTAGGATTAAGTGCCTTCCTGAGTTTAAACACAGCCCAAGCTGTACCAAATGCATGTCCTGCAGCATCAAGTCCTTCATTTGTAATCTCACCTGCTTTTTCTCCATATCTAATAAATATCACCAAAACAAACAgtcaaaattaaaaacaaatcaatcatACTTAACATCATGACTTATAATAGAACATAGGAATAAAttactaaaaattaattaaacttacTTATGTGAAACTAGTCCAGTAGTCACAACTGATGAAGTAGACATAACATTCCTTCCAGCTACTTCTACAGCATCACATACCTTATCTGAACATCATCATATACACACGGCCAAAAAgtcagaaaaataaataaaccaaaatacTTTAACATAAtaatcaagaaaaataaatgaacacATAATGAGAACTCTctccggtctcatatataagagAAGATTCATTTTTCAGATTCATCGATCGATTATTCAATGAATCGGAAAAATGAATCTTTGCTTATATCTGAGATCAGAGGAGTAAAACTGTAAAAGTCATAAATTAACTCACTGAATCCATCAAGGCTAGCAAGTACAATTTCTCCAGGAAGAAGACTAAAGAATTTTTTCCCAGGTTTAGAGTTCACAACAGAACTAGTAAAGAATCCAGACACCTTAACAGCACCAGATAGAACACCAAGAGCCACTTTCTCTGACATTTTTGTCAACTTCTTAACACTGAAAAAATTCCCACATATATAACATcatcaaaattgtaaaaaaacaaaacatacaatagaattttttttcaaattttaaaatttcttacCTTTTCATACTCTCCATAGCATATGGACTAATCTGTGATTGAGAAGAACCAGGTTGCAACCTTTTCTTCATGAAATCATTCCCCCATTTCAATCTATCAACAGTAACATCACCACAAAACAAAATTCCTCTAATCATTTGTCCTGAACCAGCAGCAATCCATCTTGCAAATCTTCCACTATAATCTTCCACGTTTGGTGCCAACGTTGTCCAATAAGCAGCAGCAGAACTTTCCTCAACAACTTCCTTTTTCTCCAAAACTTCCCACCCTTTAACACCCTTCACTTTTTCCACcgaaaaaaaactatacttgTCAAGAACTTCATCAAGTTtcttcaaaattgaaaatttctcTGACCCATTTGTTTCAACCGTCATTCCGTAGTTTAAAACATCATCctcgttctctgttttatcaCTCTTTGGAATCTGAAGTGTGAAAAAATAATGGGATTCGTCGAGTTTTAGTGTTGAAACGTCTTTGGCTAATGGCCATTGGATTTGATGACCTATGCGAGCAAGAACTGCTATGACTTTTTCCTCTTCTTTGAGATTTACTATGGTTAAGTCACCAGAAGCTAAGTGGACGCTTGAGTCTTTTTGTATGAGATGAAGAATCACGTTTGGGACAGTAACAAGAACATGTTCTTGTGGTTGTGTTGTGTTTGAATATTGTGAGGAGAGATTATTAGTGGTGATTGAAGGATACatggatgatgaagaagaagatgaatgaGAGAAAGGAGAGTTTGCGTCTGGGTTGGTGGATTCAACTTGTGGGTAGAACGATGATGTTTTTTGAGACATTATAGTATGTAAGAATATGTAGTTTTTGTGAATTGAGGAAGATGAATTAATGATGGTTTTTGTGATTTGcgaattaaaatatgaaattgttATGATAAGAATAAGAAGATTTAATTGttgttgtatttatttatagagaaagacactacaaggaaaagaaaaagcaGCGGCAGCTGACTTTGGCAAGCGGCGGCGGTTTTGAACTGCCGCTATTTGAGTAAGCGGCGGTTTTCCAAGCGTCGCAGATTTCGGCGTCGCTAGGTCATTCAGCGGCGGTTTTGGCAACTGCTGGAATAACCGCCAGTACGGTTTTTTCCGGCGGTTTTGAATGTTTTGTGGCGTTTTATTTTtactgaaattttaaaaaatattgaaaatatagCGGCGGTTTTGAACCGCCGCAAAActtaaaaatgttttaaaaaaaaattcccaacAATAAATTGGGTATTTACtcaattctttttccttttttattttatttcttatattgGTATTTACTCAAATCTCACTAACTAAATGAGTCTTACTTTCCCATTACAATAGACCTTTGTTTTaaacatcaaaaaattattaaagtaACTTATCTATATGTACAAGGATTACACATTGGAGAGTAAAGATACAACCTACATAAAAATGCAGGAACCAGAACTATCATccgaaacaaaaaaacaaaattaagaaaaagtCCTCCTAGAACAATAGGCCCTTTTAACAACACAGACTACAAACaacaaatagaaagaaagaaaaaaaaaacagaacaccATCAGGTAGGACCAAAAGGAAAGGCAAATAAAGAACAGCTTGAGcgccaaaacaaaacaacaaaccACCACCCCCACTGCAGACCTGCCATGAACAAAAACACTACCCGCACCCTGAATAGAAAATACAGGAAATTAGAGCACACACTACTGTCAcaacaatttcaaaaattaatgcACAAAGCAGATAGACATATCAAAACAACAATGAATATAAAATGTGTTAAGCACAAGCATACAACTTGCGAATTAGTATCAACTAAGAAACAATTAAAATACAATAACAATGGATTATTCACTTATGAGATTAGTACTAGTAAATCTATAAAGAGGGATGATTGATTACCTTTTGACACATAAATCCATGAACCTTACATCTTCACCAAAGTCTCTACAATGCTCTTAATTAAACAAGTAACATCGAGACATAGGAAAAGGAAAACACCAAGTAAACTCTTGTACCACCTGGAAAAAAACCAAGTACCCTCAGGACATATGAAAACACTATACTTATACAGACCTTTGATTCTCTACTTCTGATCTTATATATTGTTCCTAAGACATACCTTAATCAAGAAATCAACTACAATGTTATTaaaagtcagaaaaatcttgaAGTCGTACCTCTGAGATATTTACCCCGACTTGCTTGAGCATCAACTTCAGTGTTATGGCccttaaaacattaaaaaacaggCATTTGTTAAAATCATGAAACAGGGAGGTAAAATTATATGGACTAATGCCATTGATGCTAGTGATTTTCTATTCAAAGTAGTAGAActagtatttttaatttcaaatcataCAGGTTTTGACCATTCAAGTATTTGAATCATATATGATTTTCAATAAAGATATATGCTAGTGATCTTTAGTAGTAGACATATGTgccaattaaaaaacaatttgaataAGTATGATcataaatgattttcaaatgCTAGATGAAAAAGTAAATACCCTAGGAACATGTTCGACAGTGACTGACTTAAAGTTATCCCTCAGCTGCTGAGCCTTATTACACAGGCCACTTAAATTCTGGTTGTTCACTTTCCAGGAACCCTCAAACTGTTgcaaaaccaataaaaaatgtgGTAAATTCGTTAGAAAAAATATGGTTATTAATAAGTAAGAAGCAGAATGATCAGTAGTAATAATCTTCTTCAACTAACCATTGGgaatgatatgaattaaatgAATCCTTACATTGTGTTTAATGTAGAAGAACAAAACTAATGAAATTTTTGTACATGATTTTTAACTTAACCACCTATGATTTCCTCAATCCTCAAATCCATAATTTTCTCTTGTCCAAAATGTAGAAACCATATAATTGCTTGTAATTTCAAATCAACATgcaatatttttgaaacaattggattatgtttttctttttatcatcATTCATTTCATTCAGATGCAAGTTAAGTAGTGAAATATAGACCACGGTTGGTCAATGCATACTCTCTCTAAGGGAACTAACCTGGTTGCAAACAAGCTGAGAGTCACCTCGAACATAAACACGATCATATCCTTGGTTGGCTACTTCTTTCAATCCCAAAATTAAACCTTGATATTCAGCAGAATTATTTGTCTGAGTGCCCAGTCCTTGACTGAAGCGCTGAACCTGTAAAGAGACCCAAGGGTTACTACATTTGATATATAGCATATAGCTTTATAGTACAAATATGAATATTGATGCATAGAGTAGACACCTGGTTCCCATCACGCAGCACAGCTCCTGCTCCAGACCTTCCAGGATTTCCACTATATGCTCCATCGAATTCAAGGATATAAGAAAGCTGCAAGATTTAGTTTATGCTATGTTATCTTATAGATAAAATAGAGTCACGACTTAGGATATAAAACCCAGGAGTTGAACATGCATGAGCTTATACTAGATTTCAATTTTGCAGAGCTTATATTTCCAAAACTATACATTACCACAACATTTGAAGTGTAAAAAATATCATAACATAGACAAGCAAATTAACATctaaagttaaaatattaaaactaagcttaaatttaaaattcacaAGTTTAACTAATTACAATCATCTAAGTCTAAATGCAAGTAAATAGATTAAttgtataacatgtttgaatgataGTTTTCTATTTGCTAGTTTCTATTATCATGGAGCTTCAATGTAAATTTCAATAAGAGATTAAGTCTATAAAAACATACAACACAAATATCAATAAGATATAAGGAATATGAGTGAAAATGCTTCTTTATGAAATCATTAGAAACTGGATGGAGCTCTTGTGAGCTTCCAAGGTATTGAGATGGGAGAACACTTATCCCACGCCTCGAACACGTCCTGGATGTTCTTTTCCAAAAACTGTTGTGTATGCAGCATCAGTCAGAGAAGAATTTTCTTTGCGATGTGTTTCTAATTCTAACTCCTCCTGTATCATGAAAACTATAAAATTACATTTTCCACGGGAGAGATAgggaattaaaaacaaaatatcttTCATAAATTGAAATAGAAATAAGCAAATAAG
This portion of the Trifolium pratense cultivar HEN17-A07 linkage group LG3, ARS_RC_1.1, whole genome shotgun sequence genome encodes:
- the LOC123913076 gene encoding amino acid permease 4-like, with product MLPRSRTLPSRIHHGVIEERYDIRHYLEVEARPEIRTETEAITIEPNYSKCFDDDGRLKRTGTFWTATAHIITAVIGSGVLSLAWAIAQLGWAIGPIVMILFAGVNLYTSSLLTQCYRTDDSVTGQRNYTYTNAVKSILGGKKVRICGLIQYVNLFGIAIGYTIAASVSMMAIKRSNCYHESHGKDPCHMSSNWYMITFGIAEVILSQIPDFDQVWWLSIVAAIMSFTYSAVGLGLGVAKVAENRTFQGSLMGISIGTVTQAGTVTGTQKIWRSLQALGAMAFAYSFSIILIEIQDTLKSPPAEDKTMRKATMVSIIVTTVFYILCGSMGYAAFGDHAPGNLLTGFGFYNPYWLLDIANFAIVVHLIGAYQVFSQPLFAFVEKWSARKWPKNNFVTAEYEIPIPFIGMYQLNLFRLIWRTIFVLLTTITAMLLPFFNDVVGILGAFGFWPLTVYFPIDMYISQKKIGKWTNRWIALQILSGCCLIISILAAVGSIAGVVLDLKTYKPFKTSY
- the LOC123914811 gene encoding uncharacterized protein Mb2253c-like, which gives rise to HNSFWKRTSRTCSRRGISVLPSQYLGSSQELHPVSNDFIKKHFHSYSLYLIDICVLSYILEFDGAYSGNPGRSGAGAVLRDGNQVQRFSQGLGTQTNNSAEYQGLILGLKEVANQGYDRVYVRGDSQLVCNQFEGSWKVNNQNLSGLCNKAQQLRDNFKSVTVEHVPRGHNTEVDAQASRGKYLRGGTRVYLVFSFSYVSMLLV
- the LOC123913077 gene encoding protein EARLY-RESPONSIVE TO DEHYDRATION 7, chloroplastic-like isoform X1, which produces MSQKTSSFYPQVESTNPDANSPFSHSSSSSSSMYPSITTNNLSSQYSNTTQPQEHVLVTVPNVILHLIQKDSSVHLASGDLTIVNLKEEEKVIAVLARIGHQIQWPLAKDVSTLKLDESHYFFTLQIPKSDKTENEDDVLNYGMTVETNGSEKFSILKKLDEVLDKYSFFSVEKVKGVKGWEVLEKKEVVEESSAAAYWTTLAPNVEDYSGRFARWIAAGSGQMIRGILFCGDVTVDRLKWGNDFMKKRLQPGSSQSQISPYAMESMKSVKKLTKMSEKVALGVLSGAVKVSGFFTSSVVNSKPGKKFFSLLPGEIVLASLDGFNKVCDAVEVAGRNVMSTSSVVTTGLVSHKYGEKAGEITNEGLDAAGHAFGTAWAVFKLRKALNPKSVIKPTTIAKAAAQATSAQLKAKK
- the LOC123913077 gene encoding protein EARLY-RESPONSIVE TO DEHYDRATION 7, chloroplastic-like isoform X2 encodes the protein MSQKTSSFYPQVESTNPDANTTQPQEHVLVTVPNVILHLIQKDSSVHLASGDLTIVNLKEEEKVIAVLARIGHQIQWPLAKDVSTLKLDESHYFFTLQIPKSDKTENEDDVLNYGMTVETNGSEKFSILKKLDEVLDKYSFFSVEKVKGVKGWEVLEKKEVVEESSAAAYWTTLAPNVEDYSGRFARWIAAGSGQMIRGILFCGDVTVDRLKWGNDFMKKRLQPGSSQSQISPYAMESMKSVKKLTKMSEKVALGVLSGAVKVSGFFTSSVVNSKPGKKFFSLLPGEIVLASLDGFNKVCDAVEVAGRNVMSTSSVVTTGLVSHKYGEKAGEITNEGLDAAGHAFGTAWAVFKLRKALNPKSVIKPTTIAKAAAQATSAQLKAKK